The sequence TCTGGCTTTATGGAATTATTGTATCCTTGCCAACATTCATTTTTACCACAAGCTATGAGTTCAAGACAACAGGAAAAATGGTGTGTGAAATGAAATACCCAAAACACAATTCGCATATATGGAAGGCAGCTGCTCCAGCACTACAGCTAACACTTGGTTTCTTTGTACCTCTGTTTATTATGATTTACTGTTACTCTCTGATAATTAAGACACTTCTCCAAGCCAGAAACTTCCAGAGACACAAGGCATTTCGGGTTGTAATCGCAGTAGTAGCAGCTTTTGTGGTTTGTCAAGTGCCATACAATGTTGTTATAATTTATGATATGTTTAGGACAAACAGCTGTGAAACTTTCCAGGCAAAGGCTATTGTCCGCATAGTGACACAGTCTATTGCCTTTCTCCATTGCTGTCTGAACCCTGTCCTTTACGCCTTTATTGGTGTTAAATTCAGAATGTATTTATTGAAGATTATACAAGACATCTGCTGCTTAAGCAAAAAGAACATTTCATTACGCTACAGCTCAGTAAGGCCTATCACTGAAACGTT comes from Mobula hypostoma chromosome 8, sMobHyp1.1, whole genome shotgun sequence and encodes:
- the ccr6a gene encoding C-C chemokine receptor type 6a, which produces MNYSEEYEYDYPYNFSEDYYDGVETLCRMSENKTLSPLFIPIFYSFIATMGIIGNGLVVVIYLSYKRVRSMTDMFLMNLAIADILFVVTLPFWAVDAPEGWIFKDTGCKILKGIYSINFYSGMLLLGAISIDRYIAIVHATRSFNYKGKTLVYSKIVCIFIWLYGIIVSLPTFIFTTSYEFKTTGKMVCEMKYPKHNSHIWKAAAPALQLTLGFFVPLFIMIYCYSLIIKTLLQARNFQRHKAFRVVIAVVAAFVVCQVPYNVVIIYDMFRTNSCETFQAKAIVRIVTQSIAFLHCCLNPVLYAFIGVKFRMYLLKIIQDICCLSKKNISLRYSSVRPITETFVLRRTSDFDIDNLSSFTM